In one Microbacterium invictum genomic region, the following are encoded:
- a CDS encoding SseB family protein, with protein MSPDTDPAHEHAAHADSAGVPWEGRAFQPNPHAGDDGSADPRLLAALEAFGRGEGDERAVVDAYRTARLLIPLVAEKGDQGVGVHGLAVDKTQELSIVSVAAPDGRRVLPVFTSVDAMQRWDAGARPVPAEGVRTALAVAAEDTELIVIDPGSPTEFVLRRPAVWAIAQGLAWEPSHTSPEVFAGFRESVGTELAVIDFALAPGDPTARLRGPELVVELQLVQGLDRSELDAVLARLAKRWAADDRIAVLVDSLTVKLRQGA; from the coding sequence ATGTCGCCGGACACTGACCCGGCGCACGAGCACGCCGCCCACGCGGACTCGGCCGGGGTGCCCTGGGAAGGGCGGGCCTTCCAACCCAACCCGCACGCCGGCGACGACGGCAGCGCCGATCCTCGGCTGCTCGCCGCCCTCGAGGCCTTCGGGCGCGGCGAGGGCGATGAGAGGGCGGTCGTCGACGCCTACCGGACCGCTCGGCTCCTCATCCCCCTCGTCGCGGAGAAGGGCGACCAGGGCGTCGGCGTCCACGGCCTCGCCGTGGACAAGACCCAAGAGCTGTCGATCGTGTCGGTGGCGGCGCCCGACGGTCGCCGCGTGCTGCCGGTCTTCACGTCCGTGGATGCCATGCAGAGGTGGGACGCCGGCGCCCGCCCCGTGCCCGCGGAGGGGGTGCGCACGGCTCTCGCCGTCGCCGCCGAGGACACCGAGCTGATCGTGATCGACCCCGGGTCTCCGACGGAGTTCGTTCTGCGCAGGCCCGCGGTGTGGGCGATTGCGCAGGGCCTGGCGTGGGAACCCAGCCACACCTCGCCCGAGGTGTTCGCCGGGTTCCGAGAGAGCGTGGGAACAGAACTGGCCGTGATCGACTTCGCGCTGGCACCCGGTGACCCGACGGCCCGGCTGCGCGGGCCCGAACTCGTCGTCGAGCTCCAGCTCGTGCAGGGCCTGGATCGCAGCGAGCTCGACGCCGTCCTCGCCCGTCTCGCCAAGCGGTGGGCCGCCGACGACCGCATCGCCGTCCTCGTCGACTCGCTGACGGTGAAGCTCCGGCAAGGCGCCTGA
- the priA gene encoding bifunctional 1-(5-phosphoribosyl)-5-((5-phosphoribosylamino)methylideneamino)imidazole-4-carboxamide isomerase/phosphoribosylanthranilate isomerase PriA — protein sequence MNDFASTPALTLLPAVDVASGKAVRLTQGEAGSETSYGDPVDAALDWARQGAQWIHLVDLDAAFGRGSNAGVLRKVIKQVRGVQVEVSGGIRDDASLESALESGAARVNLGTAALENPEWAADVIGRYGDLVAVGLDVRGTTLAARGWTRDGGDLWTVLTRLERAGCSRYVVTDVTKDGTLRGPNLELLREMTSRTPKPVVASGGVSSLDDIAALRELVPLGVEGAIVGKALYAGAFTLREALDVAGH from the coding sequence ATGAACGATTTCGCGTCCACGCCCGCTTTGACCCTTCTCCCCGCCGTCGATGTGGCGAGCGGTAAGGCGGTCCGACTGACCCAGGGTGAGGCGGGCAGCGAGACCAGTTACGGCGACCCGGTCGACGCTGCGCTGGACTGGGCCCGACAGGGTGCGCAGTGGATCCACCTCGTCGATCTCGATGCCGCGTTCGGGCGCGGGAGCAACGCCGGCGTGCTGCGAAAGGTCATCAAGCAGGTCCGCGGGGTCCAGGTGGAGGTCTCCGGCGGGATCCGCGACGACGCGTCGCTCGAGTCGGCCCTCGAATCCGGCGCCGCCCGGGTGAACCTCGGCACGGCGGCGCTGGAGAACCCCGAGTGGGCGGCCGATGTCATCGGACGATACGGCGATCTCGTCGCCGTCGGCCTGGACGTCCGCGGCACCACCCTCGCCGCTCGTGGGTGGACCCGCGACGGCGGCGACCTGTGGACGGTGCTGACGCGTCTGGAGCGCGCCGGCTGCAGCCGCTACGTCGTCACGGACGTCACCAAGGACGGAACGCTGCGCGGTCCGAACCTCGAACTCCTGCGCGAGATGACCTCGCGCACCCCCAAGCCGGTCGTGGCATCAGGGGGAGTGTCGAGCCTCGACGACATCGCCGCGCTCCGGGAGCTCGTCCCCCTCGGCGTCGAGGGCGCGATCGTCGGCAAGGCGCTGTACGCCGGGGCCTTCACCCTGCGTGAGGCACTGGATGTCGCCGGACACTGA
- the hisH gene encoding imidazole glycerol phosphate synthase subunit HisH — MSDRPLVAVLDYGSGNVHSAVKALVEAGADARLTADPGLVRDADGLVVPGVGAYRAVMEALRARRGDELIERRLAGGLPVLGICVGMQVLFEWGRERGVDTAGLGEWPGEVTLLDAPVLPHIGWNTVTPDPQSRLFAGLADERFYFVHSFAAKAWELEVHDPFPKPALTWTTYGEPFLAAVENGPLSATQFHPEKSGAAGIRLLSNWITGLRRATL; from the coding sequence GTGAGCGATCGACCGCTCGTCGCCGTCCTCGACTACGGATCGGGCAACGTCCACAGTGCGGTGAAGGCGCTCGTCGAAGCCGGTGCCGACGCGCGCCTGACCGCCGATCCGGGGTTGGTGCGCGACGCCGACGGGTTGGTCGTGCCGGGCGTGGGCGCTTACCGCGCCGTGATGGAGGCGCTGCGCGCCCGCCGCGGCGACGAACTCATCGAGCGTCGGCTGGCCGGCGGACTCCCCGTCCTCGGCATCTGCGTGGGCATGCAGGTCCTCTTCGAGTGGGGCCGCGAACGCGGCGTCGACACCGCCGGGCTGGGGGAGTGGCCCGGCGAGGTGACCCTGCTCGACGCGCCCGTCCTCCCGCACATCGGATGGAACACCGTCACCCCCGATCCGCAGAGCCGGCTGTTCGCCGGGCTCGCCGATGAACGCTTCTACTTCGTCCACTCGTTCGCCGCCAAGGCCTGGGAGCTCGAGGTCCACGACCCCTTCCCGAAGCCGGCACTGACATGGACGACGTATGGCGAGCCGTTCCTCGCGGCCGTCGAAAACGGGCCTCTGTCGGCCACGCAGTTCCACCCCGAGAAGTCGGGAGCCGCCGGCATCCGCCTGCTGTCCAATTGGATCACGGGCCTTCGCAGGGCTACCCTCTGA
- the hisB gene encoding imidazoleglycerol-phosphate dehydratase HisB codes for MTRPARTASLRRATSESTVELELDLDGTGRSSVQTTVPFFDHMLTAFAKHSLTDLTVRAHGDTDIDAHHTVEDTAIVLGQAIRQALGDKAGISRYGDALVPLDEALARAVVDISGRPYLVHGGEPAGFELHLIGGHFTGSLVRHTFEALAVHGGLTLHVEVLSGRDPHHIAEAEYKAFARAFRAAKAWDALVEGIPSTKGAL; via the coding sequence ATGACCCGTCCTGCGCGTACCGCGTCGCTTCGCCGTGCGACCAGCGAGTCGACCGTCGAGCTCGAGCTGGACCTCGACGGCACCGGTCGCAGCAGCGTCCAGACCACGGTCCCCTTCTTCGATCACATGCTCACCGCCTTCGCCAAGCACTCGCTGACCGATCTCACGGTCCGAGCCCATGGCGACACCGACATCGACGCGCACCACACGGTGGAGGACACGGCGATCGTCCTGGGCCAGGCGATCCGACAGGCCCTCGGCGACAAAGCCGGGATCTCGCGCTACGGCGACGCGCTCGTGCCGTTGGACGAGGCTCTCGCCCGCGCGGTCGTCGACATCAGCGGCAGGCCGTACCTCGTCCACGGGGGTGAGCCGGCGGGATTCGAGCTCCACCTGATCGGCGGGCACTTCACCGGTTCCCTCGTCCGCCACACCTTCGAGGCCCTCGCCGTCCACGGCGGGCTCACCCTCCACGTCGAGGTGCTGAGCGGTCGCGATCCGCACCACATCGCCGAGGCGGAGTACAAGGCGTTCGCACGGGCGTTCCGGGCCGCCAAGGCATGGGACGCGCTGGTCGAGGGAATCCCGAGCACCAAGGGCGCTCTGTGA
- a CDS encoding histidinol-phosphate transaminase gives MSATLDDLPIRDDLRGQVPYGAPQAPLPVALNVNENTHPVPPEVADDILDAVAIALREVNRYPDREFTDLREHLADYLGHGLVREQVWAANGSNEVLQHLLQAFAGPGRSAFGFAPTYSMYPLLTRGTGAEWRAGTRAHDFTVSAESAAAQVAEAEPDVVFLCAPNNPTGTPLPLDVIEAVYAATRGIVIVDEAYVEFAPHEAPSAVTLLPDRPRLVVSRTMSKAFAFAGARVGYLAADPAVIDALRLVRLPYHLSALTQAAATAALQHAPTMLRMVDDIVAQRDRISATVSALGYQPYASWTNFVLFGDVPDPARTWQALYDRGVLIRDVGIPHHLRVTAGTEQETTAFLDALASIDSGA, from the coding sequence ATGAGTGCAACACTCGATGACCTCCCCATCCGCGACGATCTGAGGGGACAGGTCCCTTACGGGGCGCCGCAGGCTCCGCTGCCGGTGGCGCTGAACGTCAACGAGAACACCCACCCGGTTCCGCCCGAGGTCGCCGACGACATCCTCGACGCCGTGGCCATCGCCCTGCGCGAGGTGAACCGGTACCCCGATCGGGAGTTCACGGATCTGCGTGAGCACCTGGCGGACTACCTGGGTCACGGTCTGGTGCGGGAGCAGGTCTGGGCTGCCAACGGTTCGAACGAAGTGCTTCAGCACCTGCTGCAGGCCTTCGCCGGCCCGGGCCGCAGCGCGTTCGGGTTCGCGCCGACGTACTCGATGTACCCCCTCCTGACCCGGGGGACCGGGGCCGAGTGGCGGGCCGGGACGCGAGCCCACGACTTCACCGTCTCGGCCGAGAGCGCCGCCGCGCAGGTGGCAGAGGCCGAGCCCGATGTCGTATTCCTCTGCGCGCCGAACAACCCGACCGGTACACCCCTGCCGCTCGATGTCATCGAGGCCGTCTATGCGGCGACGCGGGGCATCGTGATCGTCGACGAGGCGTACGTGGAGTTCGCTCCCCACGAGGCGCCGTCGGCGGTGACTCTCCTGCCCGATCGACCGCGACTGGTGGTCTCGCGGACCATGAGCAAGGCCTTCGCCTTCGCCGGGGCTCGGGTGGGCTACCTCGCCGCCGACCCCGCCGTCATCGACGCTCTGCGCCTGGTTCGCCTGCCCTACCACCTGAGTGCGCTGACCCAGGCGGCGGCCACCGCCGCCCTGCAGCATGCGCCGACGATGCTGCGCATGGTGGACGACATCGTCGCGCAGCGCGATCGCATCTCGGCGACGGTGTCGGCGCTCGGCTACCAGCCCTACGCGTCGTGGACGAATTTCGTCCTGTTCGGTGATGTGCCCGACCCCGCCAGGACCTGGCAGGCGCTGTATGACCGCGGCGTGCTCATCCGGGATGTCGGGATCCCTCATCACCTCCGCGTGACAGCCGGCACCGAGCAGGAGACCACCGCCTTCTTGGACGCCCTGGCGTCGATAGACTCGGGCGCATGA
- a CDS encoding LysM peptidoglycan-binding domain-containing protein codes for MSAITISTGTTTRLRLTTRGRRVLASLAALPAVVALSAAMISGGSALATRADGGPAASFDTVTVQSGDSLWAIAERVAPSADPRDVVAAFSRLNGLDAGVVAAGQELAIPAEYSD; via the coding sequence ATGAGCGCGATCACGATCTCCACCGGCACGACGACCCGCCTGCGGCTGACCACGCGTGGACGCCGTGTCCTGGCCTCGCTCGCTGCGCTTCCCGCGGTCGTCGCGCTGAGCGCGGCGATGATCAGCGGCGGGTCCGCGCTGGCCACCCGGGCCGACGGCGGGCCGGCGGCGTCGTTCGACACCGTCACCGTGCAGTCCGGCGATTCGCTCTGGGCGATCGCCGAGCGGGTGGCGCCCTCGGCCGATCCGCGCGATGTGGTCGCCGCCTTCAGCCGCCTCAACGGCCTCGACGCGGGCGTCGTCGCCGCGGGGCAGGAGCTGGCGATCCCCGCCGAGTACTCCGACTGA
- the lexA gene encoding transcriptional repressor LexA yields MSEQTTKPQTRRRKSLSDKQMAILEVIQRSIARHGYPPSMREIGDAVGLKSLSSVTHQLNQLELSGYLRRDPGKTRAMEVLIDLPGTAAENPADRTPAVGDAALVPLVGRIAAGVPITADQHVEEVFPLPRQLVGKGELFMLKVTGDSMIDAAICDGDWVVVRAQGTAENGEIVAAMLDGEATVKTFRQRDGHTWLLPRNTAFEPILGDEATILGKVVAILRAV; encoded by the coding sequence ATGAGCGAGCAGACCACCAAGCCGCAGACACGCCGGCGCAAGAGCCTGAGCGACAAGCAGATGGCCATCCTCGAGGTGATCCAGCGCTCGATCGCCCGCCACGGGTACCCGCCGAGCATGCGCGAGATCGGCGACGCGGTCGGCCTCAAATCCCTGTCCAGCGTCACCCACCAGCTGAACCAGCTCGAGCTGAGCGGATACCTCCGCCGCGACCCGGGCAAGACCCGGGCCATGGAGGTGCTGATCGATCTGCCCGGAACGGCCGCCGAGAACCCCGCCGACCGCACTCCCGCCGTGGGTGACGCTGCACTCGTGCCGCTCGTCGGACGGATTGCGGCAGGCGTCCCGATCACGGCCGACCAGCACGTCGAGGAGGTCTTCCCCCTCCCCCGCCAGCTTGTCGGCAAGGGCGAACTGTTCATGCTCAAGGTCACCGGCGACTCGATGATCGACGCCGCCATCTGCGACGGCGACTGGGTCGTCGTCCGCGCCCAGGGGACCGCCGAGAACGGCGAGATCGTCGCAGCCATGCTCGACGGCGAGGCGACCGTCAAGACCTTCCGGCAGCGCGACGGCCACACCTGGCTGCTCCCCCGCAACACCGCCTTCGAGCCCATCCTCGGCGACGAGGCGACGATCCTCGGGAAGGTCGTCGCGATCCTCCGCGCCGTCTGA
- a CDS encoding prolyl oligopeptidase family serine peptidase, with product MVEPSPRESTHAPRTALPFGTWPSAITAEAVAAASPRLDGARFVGDEIWWAETVPEERGRTAVRRLIGSPGSAEAVRTVLPAPWNARSRVHEYGGGAWDATPEGALVFVERSDQRVWLLTPGSEPVPLTPSVAGQSLGGLRVSRGRLLAVREISGEVTLHDIVEIPLDGSAADDAGRIVSLTAGSDFVAQPALSPDGSTLAWLAWDHPHMPWDRAEVRVRRLADDQAAGRRVAGGASAALQPEWTADGALLVCDDVTGFWNIHRVSASGDRSEAVAPDDRDTGGPLWVLGSRWFAPLVDGGVAAVRTRGRDELVHISSDGEVTAVAVPAVGNVLVEDARGTEVLVSGSPEDAPAGLWHVDLSDPTHPGIRLLTGGRWEDGEFSSWVPRPRRFSVEGRHGTVHAVDFPPTHPHVAGPVTALPPYVVLVHGGPTAHAPGVVSPKTLFLTSRGIGVVEVNYGGSSGFGRDYRERLRGRWGVVDVDDVVDIAEALAADGVADPAHIAIAGGSAGGWTVLGALVASDVFGAGISRYGVADARLLAAETHDFEARYLDGLIGPLPDSEAVYLERSPLTHADRITAPVLLLQGDEDAVVPPSQSEAIRDALRAGGVPHAYVLYPGEGHGFRRSETVVDMVQKELAFLGAAFGFAPADVPPLDLGSTGPVDRS from the coding sequence ATGGTCGAGCCCTCCCCTCGCGAATCCACGCACGCGCCGCGCACCGCGTTGCCGTTCGGCACCTGGCCGTCGGCGATCACCGCGGAGGCGGTGGCAGCCGCGTCGCCTCGCCTGGACGGTGCTCGCTTCGTCGGCGACGAGATCTGGTGGGCCGAGACCGTCCCCGAAGAGCGGGGGCGCACGGCCGTCCGCCGACTGATCGGCTCCCCGGGGTCCGCCGAGGCTGTCCGCACCGTCCTCCCCGCCCCGTGGAACGCGCGATCGCGCGTTCACGAGTACGGCGGCGGCGCGTGGGATGCGACCCCCGAGGGTGCCCTGGTGTTCGTGGAGAGATCGGACCAGCGGGTCTGGCTGCTCACCCCCGGATCCGAGCCCGTCCCGTTGACGCCCTCCGTCGCCGGTCAGTCGCTCGGCGGCCTTCGCGTGTCCCGGGGGCGGCTGCTCGCCGTCCGCGAGATCTCGGGCGAGGTCACCCTCCACGACATCGTGGAGATCCCCCTCGACGGGTCGGCGGCCGACGACGCGGGGCGCATCGTCTCGCTGACGGCGGGGAGCGACTTCGTCGCCCAGCCGGCGCTCTCGCCCGACGGGTCGACCCTGGCCTGGCTCGCCTGGGATCATCCGCACATGCCGTGGGACCGCGCCGAGGTGCGGGTGCGCCGGCTCGCGGACGACCAGGCCGCGGGACGCCGCGTGGCCGGCGGCGCGTCCGCCGCCCTGCAGCCGGAGTGGACGGCCGACGGCGCCCTGCTCGTGTGCGACGACGTCACGGGGTTCTGGAACATCCACCGCGTGTCGGCGTCCGGCGACCGATCCGAGGCGGTCGCCCCGGACGATCGCGACACGGGCGGTCCGCTCTGGGTGCTCGGGTCGCGATGGTTCGCGCCGCTCGTCGACGGAGGCGTCGCCGCCGTCCGCACCCGCGGTCGGGACGAGCTCGTCCACATCTCGTCGGACGGCGAGGTGACCGCGGTCGCGGTCCCCGCCGTCGGGAACGTCCTGGTCGAGGACGCCCGAGGTACGGAGGTCCTCGTCTCGGGCAGCCCAGAGGATGCCCCGGCGGGACTGTGGCACGTCGACCTCAGCGATCCGACCCACCCCGGCATCCGTCTCCTTACCGGCGGACGGTGGGAGGACGGCGAGTTCTCGTCGTGGGTTCCCCGCCCCCGGCGCTTCAGCGTGGAGGGGCGTCACGGTACCGTCCACGCCGTGGACTTCCCCCCGACGCACCCGCATGTGGCGGGACCGGTCACCGCCCTTCCTCCCTACGTCGTGCTCGTCCACGGCGGTCCGACCGCCCACGCGCCCGGAGTCGTCAGCCCGAAGACCCTGTTCCTGACCTCTCGGGGAATCGGCGTGGTCGAGGTCAACTACGGGGGTTCGAGCGGTTTCGGACGCGACTACCGCGAGAGGCTTCGCGGCCGGTGGGGCGTCGTCGATGTCGACGACGTCGTCGATATCGCCGAAGCTCTCGCCGCCGACGGCGTCGCCGACCCGGCGCACATCGCGATCGCCGGCGGATCTGCGGGTGGCTGGACCGTGCTCGGGGCGCTCGTCGCCTCGGACGTCTTCGGCGCCGGGATCTCGCGGTACGGCGTGGCGGATGCCCGGCTGCTCGCCGCCGAGACGCACGACTTCGAAGCGCGCTACCTCGACGGCCTCATCGGGCCGCTGCCCGACAGCGAGGCGGTCTACCTCGAGCGCTCACCGCTGACCCATGCCGACCGGATCACAGCCCCGGTTCTCCTGCTGCAAGGAGACGAGGACGCGGTCGTCCCGCCCTCTCAGTCGGAGGCCATCCGCGACGCGCTGCGCGCGGGCGGTGTCCCCCACGCCTACGTCCTGTACCCCGGCGAGGGCCACGGGTTCCGCCGGAGCGAGACCGTCGTCGACATGGTGCAGAAAGAGCTCGCATTCCTGGGAGCCGCCTTCGGGTTCGCCCCGGCCGACGTGCCACCCCTCGACCTGGGATCGACCGGCCCCGTCGATCGATCCTGA
- the hflX gene encoding GTPase HflX, which translates to MTEQTPTDAAVDPVDRVLARAAARNGARTTTFPDTGSRALAPAQALQDAATVISGDSDGDQWDREERAALRRVPGLSTELEDVTEVEYRQLRLENVVLVGVHPQGEQEEAENSLRELAALAETAGAVVLDGVLQRRPNPDPATYVGRGKAEELRDIVAAAGADTVVADTELAPSQRRALEDVVKVKVIDRTAVILDIFSQHAKSREGKAQVELAQLEYLLPRLRGWGESMSRQAGGQVGAAGAGMGSRGPGETKIELDRRRIRTRMAHLRRQIRQFAPARDAKRAERKRNTIPSVAIAGYTNAGKSSLLNRLTRAGVLVENALFATLDATVRRSETSDGRVFTLSDTVGFVRNLPHQLVEAFRSTLEEVGGADVIVHVVDGAHPDPGAQLQTVRDVIGDVGARDTREIVVFNKADLVDDDTRLVLRGLAPNAHFVSSRTGEGIDELRAAIEDALPLPAVEVTAVVPYDRGDLVSAAHDSGLILTEEHRAEGTYLHAHVGERLAAELAPYRV; encoded by the coding sequence ATGACAGAACAGACCCCGACCGACGCCGCTGTCGACCCGGTCGACCGCGTGCTCGCACGCGCTGCGGCGCGCAACGGCGCCCGGACCACCACCTTCCCCGACACCGGGTCGCGAGCCCTCGCTCCCGCCCAGGCCCTCCAGGATGCCGCCACGGTTATCTCGGGCGACTCCGACGGCGACCAGTGGGATCGCGAGGAGCGTGCCGCTCTGCGTCGCGTGCCCGGGCTCTCCACCGAGCTCGAGGATGTCACCGAGGTCGAGTACCGGCAGTTGCGTCTCGAGAACGTCGTGCTGGTGGGGGTGCACCCCCAGGGAGAGCAGGAGGAAGCCGAGAATTCGCTCCGTGAGCTCGCTGCTCTTGCCGAGACGGCCGGCGCGGTGGTGCTCGACGGGGTGCTCCAGCGTCGTCCGAACCCCGATCCGGCGACCTACGTCGGGCGCGGCAAGGCCGAGGAGCTGCGCGACATCGTCGCCGCGGCCGGTGCCGACACCGTCGTGGCCGACACCGAGCTGGCACCGAGCCAGCGGCGCGCGCTCGAGGATGTGGTGAAGGTGAAGGTCATCGACCGCACCGCTGTCATCCTCGACATCTTCAGTCAGCACGCCAAGAGCCGCGAGGGCAAGGCGCAGGTCGAGCTGGCCCAGCTGGAGTACCTGCTCCCGCGACTGCGCGGCTGGGGTGAATCTATGAGCCGACAGGCGGGTGGCCAGGTGGGCGCCGCCGGCGCCGGAATGGGATCCCGTGGTCCGGGTGAGACCAAGATCGAGCTCGATCGGCGGCGCATCCGCACGAGGATGGCGCACCTTCGGCGCCAGATCCGGCAGTTCGCCCCCGCGCGCGACGCCAAGCGCGCCGAGCGCAAGCGGAACACGATCCCGTCCGTGGCGATCGCGGGATACACCAACGCCGGCAAATCGAGCCTGCTCAACCGGCTGACGCGTGCGGGCGTGCTGGTCGAGAACGCGCTGTTCGCGACGCTGGATGCCACGGTGCGCCGCTCCGAGACATCCGACGGCCGGGTCTTCACCCTCTCCGACACCGTCGGATTCGTGCGGAACCTTCCGCACCAGCTGGTCGAGGCCTTCCGCTCGACGCTGGAGGAGGTCGGCGGCGCCGATGTGATCGTGCACGTCGTCGACGGCGCTCACCCCGACCCGGGTGCGCAGCTGCAGACGGTGCGCGACGTCATCGGCGACGTGGGTGCGCGAGACACCCGCGAGATCGTCGTGTTCAACAAGGCCGACCTCGTCGACGACGACACCCGGCTGGTGCTCCGCGGCCTCGCGCCGAACGCTCATTTCGTCTCCTCACGCACCGGTGAGGGGATCGACGAGCTGCGCGCGGCGATCGAGGATGCCCTCCCGCTGCCGGCCGTCGAGGTGACGGCGGTCGTCCCCTACGACCGCGGCGACCTCGTGTCGGCGGCGCACGACTCCGGTTTGATCCTCACCGAAGAGCACCGCGCCGAAGGTACCTACCTGCACGCCCACGTCGGCGAGCGACTGGCCGCCGAGCTGGCGCCGTACCGGGTGTGA
- a CDS encoding class I SAM-dependent methyltransferase, with amino-acid sequence MGSDHYFSASPASPENLRRIRVVLAGQEVEVTTAGGVFSPDRLDGGTAVLLANTPPSPPGGNLLDLGCGWGPIALSLAMTSPHATVWAVDVNERALDLVRRNAQSLGLENVNAVTPDDVPADIGFRTIRSNPPIRVGKSELHGLLERWIPRLDERSDAWLVVQRNLGSDSLQRWLAATLDPGFSVHRAATGRGFRVIRVRRHGTPPTGPIALP; translated from the coding sequence ATGGGGAGCGACCACTATTTCAGCGCGTCGCCCGCCAGCCCCGAGAATCTGCGTCGGATACGCGTCGTGCTCGCGGGCCAGGAGGTGGAGGTCACCACCGCGGGTGGGGTGTTCAGCCCCGATCGGTTGGATGGGGGGACCGCGGTCCTCTTGGCCAACACGCCGCCTTCCCCGCCGGGCGGCAATCTGCTCGATCTCGGGTGCGGGTGGGGGCCGATCGCGTTGTCTCTCGCGATGACCTCGCCGCATGCGACCGTCTGGGCGGTCGACGTCAACGAACGGGCCCTGGATCTGGTGCGTCGGAACGCTCAGTCCCTCGGCCTCGAGAATGTCAACGCCGTGACGCCTGATGATGTTCCCGCGGACATCGGCTTCCGCACCATCCGGTCGAATCCGCCGATCCGCGTCGGGAAATCCGAGCTCCACGGTCTGCTGGAGCGGTGGATCCCCCGGCTGGACGAGCGCTCCGACGCCTGGCTGGTCGTCCAGCGCAACCTCGGATCGGATTCGCTGCAGCGATGGCTCGCCGCGACGCTGGACCCGGGGTTCTCGGTGCACCGTGCCGCCACCGGCCGCGGCTTCCGGGTCATCCGGGTGCGCCGCCACGGCACGCCGCCGACCGGGCCGATCGCCCTCCCCTGA
- the dapF gene encoding diaminopimelate epimerase — MPHAVSFTKGHGTGNDFVIVEDPEGRLELSDDQVAVLCDRRFGIGADGILRVVRSASLPEGAATSDAEWFMDYRNADGSAAEMCGNGIRVFARYLEDAGLARFDHPVAIGTRAGTKTLTRSDLGYEVDLGGWAVETEETLVRARGLDIPRPGLGIDVGNPHVVVALQSEAELERLDLATRPMLHPDPPAGANIEFVVPADPLVRNGVGMIRMRVFERGVGETLSCGTGVVAAALAVRHWAGRGAPDHWSVQVPGGTLSVRMVEGRVLLSGPAALVFTGEITLA, encoded by the coding sequence ATGCCTCACGCGGTGTCGTTCACGAAAGGTCACGGCACGGGGAACGACTTCGTCATCGTCGAAGATCCCGAGGGTCGGCTCGAGCTCTCGGATGACCAGGTCGCAGTCCTGTGCGACCGCCGGTTCGGCATCGGCGCCGACGGCATCCTGCGGGTCGTGCGGAGCGCATCCCTCCCCGAAGGAGCTGCGACCTCGGACGCCGAGTGGTTCATGGATTACCGGAACGCCGACGGCTCGGCGGCCGAGATGTGCGGAAACGGCATCCGGGTGTTCGCCCGCTACCTCGAGGACGCGGGCCTCGCTCGTTTCGACCACCCCGTGGCCATCGGCACCCGAGCGGGGACGAAGACACTGACCCGCAGCGACCTCGGGTACGAGGTCGACCTGGGCGGATGGGCGGTGGAGACCGAGGAGACCCTCGTCCGGGCGCGGGGACTCGACATCCCGCGCCCGGGTCTCGGCATCGACGTCGGCAATCCGCACGTCGTGGTGGCGCTGCAGTCCGAGGCCGAGCTGGAGCGGCTCGACCTCGCCACGCGCCCGATGCTCCACCCCGACCCGCCTGCGGGCGCGAACATCGAATTCGTCGTTCCCGCGGACCCGCTGGTGCGCAACGGTGTCGGGATGATCCGGATGCGGGTCTTCGAACGGGGAGTGGGCGAGACCCTGAGTTGCGGCACAGGGGTCGTCGCGGCCGCTCTCGCGGTACGCCACTGGGCGGGTCGCGGCGCACCCGATCACTGGAGTGTCCAGGTGCCCGGTGGCACCCTCTCGGTGCGGATGGTCGAAGGACGCGTCCTGCTCTCGGGTCCCGCCGCCCTGGTCTTCACCGGCGAGATCACGCTCGCCTGA
- a CDS encoding GNAT family acetyltransferase, translating into MSLQIRSFAPGDTDAVVLLWQTTGLTRPWNNPYQDINRKLRVQPELFLVAVGDDDHIVGTVMAGYDGHRGWLYYLASDPHRRGEGIARSLVERAEELLLEMGCPKVQLMVRPENGVAQGFYEALGFEHFDTWATGKRLIED; encoded by the coding sequence ATGAGCCTGCAGATCCGGTCCTTCGCTCCCGGCGACACCGACGCGGTCGTCCTCCTCTGGCAGACCACCGGTCTCACCCGGCCGTGGAACAACCCGTATCAGGACATCAACCGCAAGCTGCGGGTGCAGCCCGAGCTCTTCCTCGTCGCGGTGGGCGACGACGACCACATCGTCGGCACCGTGATGGCCGGCTACGACGGTCATCGCGGATGGCTGTACTACCTCGCGAGCGATCCTCATCGCCGCGGCGAAGGCATCGCCCGCAGTCTCGTGGAGCGCGCCGAGGAGCTGCTGCTGGAGATGGGGTGCCCCAAGGTGCAGCTGATGGTGCGGCCCGAGAACGGCGTCGCCCAGGGCTTCTACGAGGCCCTCGGATTCGAGCACTTCGACACCTGGGCCACGGGCAAGCGCCTCATCGAGGACTGA